From one Chryseobacterium sp. 3008163 genomic stretch:
- a CDS encoding helix-turn-helix domain-containing protein yields the protein MIKRMLALCFCFFASFLFSQDIYSELRKKYWGYEENDGRAFVYLNQYIKKAKSEKNYPELFQGYKDAILFSKEQKIQYSDSAISAAKKSGNNDLIGDSYLGKGAIYYFNHRKFQSALNEYLTAYEYLKDSKNDFLKYQNLYHIGVVKSYLGYYDEALQIFKECIAYFETNAKGDFHENLIYNNKKGYLNSLHQAIICYQALGKFDEVQKLLELAEESTPKTKDFSLENSYFKKSLGVLNFSKKNYKEAILEFNQSLPGLLKVNDFTWASYVYFYKGKSYTNLGDKQLGVENYKKVDSIFNKHQFILPELRSNYEELINYYKKQNNSENELYYTNQLLKVDSIISSDFKYLSTRIYKDYDTKQLLEVKENLEKTNTLGIGLLVICGIVIILLGFMMFYRNRKQKQIQQKYEELLVKIEDEKLSDSVAVNEPLKFDESKNVKLDQNIVEKLLKDISAFEANEGFLERGLTLKKLAEHFKTNTSYLSQVINEYKGSNFSVYINVLRINYATQKIYHEKEWRKYSIEHVASASGFSNRQSFSNIFLEINGIRPVDFIKKESRS from the coding sequence ATGATAAAGAGAATGCTGGCGCTTTGCTTTTGTTTTTTCGCGTCATTTTTATTTTCGCAGGATATCTATTCCGAATTGCGAAAAAAATATTGGGGATATGAAGAGAACGATGGTCGTGCTTTTGTCTATTTAAATCAATACATTAAAAAAGCTAAATCTGAAAAAAATTATCCTGAATTATTTCAAGGATACAAAGATGCTATATTGTTTTCTAAAGAACAAAAAATACAATACTCAGATAGTGCAATTTCTGCAGCAAAAAAGTCTGGTAACAATGATTTGATAGGGGATTCCTATCTTGGTAAGGGTGCTATTTACTATTTCAATCACAGGAAATTTCAGTCTGCTTTAAATGAATATTTGACGGCTTATGAATATTTAAAAGATTCGAAAAATGATTTTTTAAAGTATCAAAATCTATATCATATTGGCGTTGTAAAAAGTTATTTAGGCTACTATGACGAGGCTTTGCAGATTTTTAAAGAGTGTATTGCTTACTTTGAGACCAATGCTAAAGGCGATTTTCATGAAAATCTTATTTATAATAATAAAAAAGGATATCTCAATTCGCTTCATCAGGCAATTATTTGCTATCAGGCTTTAGGGAAATTTGACGAGGTGCAAAAGCTGCTTGAACTCGCTGAAGAATCTACTCCTAAAACTAAAGACTTCAGCCTTGAAAACAGCTACTTTAAGAAAAGTTTAGGTGTATTAAATTTTTCAAAAAAAAATTATAAAGAAGCTATCTTAGAGTTTAATCAATCGCTTCCTGGGCTTCTGAAAGTGAATGATTTCACTTGGGCATCTTATGTTTACTTTTATAAAGGAAAGAGTTATACAAATCTCGGTGACAAACAACTAGGTGTTGAAAATTATAAAAAGGTTGATTCTATATTTAATAAACATCAATTCATACTTCCTGAATTACGAAGTAATTACGAAGAGCTTATTAATTACTATAAAAAGCAAAATAATTCTGAAAATGAATTGTATTACACTAATCAGCTTCTGAAAGTAGACAGTATTATATCTTCAGACTTCAAATATCTCTCCACTCGTATTTATAAAGATTACGATACGAAACAATTATTAGAGGTAAAAGAAAATCTAGAAAAGACAAACACTTTAGGAATTGGTTTATTGGTTATTTGCGGTATTGTTATCATATTGCTGGGTTTTATGATGTTTTACAGAAATAGAAAACAAAAACAAATACAGCAAAAGTATGAAGAGTTATTAGTGAAAATAGAGGATGAAAAATTGTCTGATTCTGTTGCTGTCAATGAACCGTTAAAATTCGATGAAAGTAAAAATGTAAAACTCGATCAGAATATTGTAGAGAAATTGTTGAAAGATATCAGCGCTTTTGAAGCTAACGAAGGCTTCCTTGAACGTGGATTGACGCTGAAAAAATTAGCCGAGCACTTCAAAACCAATACTTCTTATCTTTCACAAGTTATTAATGAATATAAAGGAAGTAATTTCAGTGTTTACATTAATGTTCTTAGAATCAATTATGCTACGCAAAAAATTTATCATGAGAAAGAGTGGAGAAAATACTCAATCGAGCATGTTGCCTCAGCTTCTGGATTCAGTAATAGACAAAGTTTTTCTAATATTTTCCTTGAAATAAATGGAATACGACCTGTTGATTTCATCAAAAAAGAGTCAAGGAGTTAG
- a CDS encoding ATP-binding cassette domain-containing protein, protein MNSLHIDSITKSFSEKKILQDVYLSCETGKIVSILGRNGCGKSTLFQIIFGTLKGDTQYIKFNDTILKNQFDRKNRIAYLPQYPFLPKNVKVENLIKIFCNHENAKKLRDLNLIKPLTTITPNKLSCGEVRLLEVLLIIYSSAEFILLDEPFHSLSPKIVSIVKYLIKEQSQFKGFIISDHLYQDVLDISDEVYLLSDSYLKPIKDLTELKRFNYLPKNI, encoded by the coding sequence ATGAACAGTCTTCACATCGACAGCATTACAAAATCATTTAGTGAAAAGAAAATTTTACAAGATGTTTATTTGTCTTGTGAAACAGGTAAAATCGTAAGTATTCTAGGCAGAAACGGATGTGGAAAATCAACTTTATTTCAGATTATTTTCGGAACATTGAAAGGCGATACTCAATATATCAAATTTAATGATACTATACTGAAAAATCAGTTTGACAGGAAAAACAGAATTGCTTATTTACCACAGTATCCATTTTTACCAAAAAATGTAAAAGTTGAAAACTTAATTAAAATCTTCTGCAATCATGAAAATGCAAAAAAACTTAGAGATTTGAATCTAATCAAACCTCTCACTACTATAACTCCTAATAAATTATCTTGTGGCGAGGTCAGACTTTTAGAAGTTTTACTTATTATTTATTCATCAGCGGAATTTATTTTACTTGACGAGCCATTCCATAGTCTTTCGCCAAAAATTGTTTCAATAGTAAAATATTTGATTAAAGAACAGTCGCAGTTCAAAGGTTTTATTATTTCTGATCATTTATACCAAGATGTTTTAGACATTTCGGACGAGGTATATTTGTTATCTGACTCTTATTTAAAGCCTATTAAAGATTTAACAGAATTGAAAAGGTTTAATTACCTTCCAAAAAATATTTAA
- a CDS encoding acyl-CoA thioesterase — MTTEERIEASETRIFKAVFPNTTNHYDTLFGGTAMQLMDEVAFITATRFARKRVVTVSSDKIDFKKPIPAGTIVELIGKVIYVGKTSMKVNVEIYTEQMYSYEREKAIVGDFTFVAIDEFKKPIQIL, encoded by the coding sequence ATGACTACAGAAGAAAGAATTGAAGCTTCCGAGACCCGAATTTTTAAAGCGGTTTTCCCCAACACTACCAATCATTACGACACCCTTTTCGGAGGCACTGCAATGCAGCTGATGGATGAAGTTGCCTTTATTACCGCTACCCGTTTTGCAAGAAAAAGAGTGGTAACCGTAAGCAGCGATAAAATTGACTTTAAAAAACCAATTCCTGCCGGAACGATTGTTGAACTAATCGGGAAAGTAATTTATGTCGGGAAAACAAGTATGAAAGTGAATGTCGAAATCTATACAGAGCAAATGTATTCTTACGAAAGGGAAAAGGCAATTGTAGGTGATTTTACTTTTGTGGCCATTGATGAATTTAAGAAACCAATTCAAATACTATAA
- a CDS encoding HD domain-containing protein — MKIQKEIDFIVAIDALKNVQRRNYNADDSRRENTAEHSWQIIILAQILFPYAKNRADIDLLRVIRMLSIHDLVEIEAGDTFLFDEAAMVGKFEREKLSAKNIFGILDEPIRSEFFNLWLEFEEEQTPDAIFACAIDRIMPFILNSHTSGKSWTEASVTEKQVRNMLENAISRASDEMGEAFQFLMIKNLETEKVLR; from the coding sequence ATGAAAATACAGAAAGAAATTGATTTTATCGTCGCTATAGACGCTTTAAAAAACGTACAGAGAAGAAACTACAACGCAGACGATTCCAGAAGAGAAAATACAGCTGAACATTCCTGGCAGATTATCATTCTAGCTCAAATTCTATTTCCTTATGCTAAAAACAGAGCAGATATAGATTTGTTGAGAGTGATCAGAATGTTGTCAATTCACGATTTGGTAGAAATTGAAGCGGGAGATACTTTCCTTTTTGATGAAGCTGCAATGGTTGGGAAATTTGAAAGAGAAAAACTTTCTGCTAAAAATATTTTTGGAATTTTAGATGAACCCATTCGTTCAGAATTTTTCAATCTTTGGCTGGAATTTGAAGAAGAACAAACTCCTGATGCGATTTTTGCTTGTGCTATTGATAGAATCATGCCTTTTATTCTCAACTCCCACACTTCCGGAAAAAGCTGGACAGAAGCTTCGGTAACCGAGAAACAAGTTAGAAATATGCTCGAAAATGCTATCAGCAGAGCATCCGATGAAATGGGAGAGGCTTTTCAGTTTTTGATGATTAAAAATCTTGAAACGGAGAAGGTTTTAAGATGA
- a CDS encoding XAC2610-related protein, whose translation MKYKFFYLLSLFGTLCWAQNHFELNVISKNYHVSIDIATCNEKECFGKSSVNLTDKKTSEKFPALISDNFTFTIETDSLNLNKAKFDEESQSLIFEDFNFDGFEDLALINKFSDNSEKSIYDIYTFDSIQKQFLMNEGMTTVVKDNSAMFTVDSERKRLIMYLKSGCCLYITKEYNVIPERDPLKVYEFEEDTRDRETVITKKSEFIDYKWFTKTTKYPREVYYKENNDENTERN comes from the coding sequence ATGAAGTACAAATTTTTCTACCTGTTAAGTCTATTTGGAACTTTATGTTGGGCTCAGAATCATTTTGAATTAAATGTAATCTCTAAAAATTATCATGTGAGCATTGATATAGCCACATGTAATGAAAAAGAATGTTTTGGGAAATCATCCGTTAATTTGACAGATAAGAAAACATCAGAGAAATTTCCAGCCTTGATTTCAGATAATTTTACTTTTACGATTGAAACAGATTCATTAAATTTAAACAAAGCTAAATTTGACGAAGAATCGCAATCTTTAATTTTTGAAGATTTTAATTTTGATGGTTTTGAAGATTTAGCTTTGATTAATAAATTTTCAGATAATTCTGAGAAATCCATTTATGATATTTATACCTTTGATTCCATTCAAAAACAGTTTTTAATGAATGAAGGAATGACGACTGTGGTAAAAGATAATTCAGCAATGTTTACCGTAGATTCTGAAAGAAAAAGACTAATCATGTATTTGAAATCAGGATGTTGCTTATATATTACCAAAGAATATAACGTCATTCCGGAAAGAGATCCTTTAAAAGTATACGAATTTGAAGAAGACACCAGAGATCGGGAAACTGTAATCACAAAGAAAAGTGAGTTTATAGATTACAAATGGTTTACAAAGACGACAAAATATCCCAGAGAAGTTTATTATAAAGAAAATAATGATGAAAATACAGAAAGAAATTGA
- a CDS encoding PadR family transcriptional regulator, which yields MNTENTKAQMRKGILEFCILSLINNREMYVSDLIDELKKGKLDVVEGTLYPLLTRLKNGEFLSYRWEESTGGPPRKYYQITEKGETFLAELQNTWKELTDSVNQITQKI from the coding sequence ATGAATACTGAAAATACCAAAGCGCAAATGCGAAAAGGGATTCTGGAATTCTGTATTTTGAGTCTTATCAACAATCGCGAAATGTATGTTTCTGATTTAATAGATGAACTGAAAAAAGGAAAACTGGATGTTGTGGAAGGAACCCTCTACCCTCTTTTAACAAGATTGAAAAACGGTGAATTTCTTTCTTACAGATGGGAAGAATCTACAGGAGGCCCGCCAAGAAAATATTATCAGATCACAGAGAAAGGGGAAACTTTTTTAGCCGAGCTGCAAAATACCTGGAAAGAATTGACAGATTCTGTGAACCAAATCACTCAAAAAATTTAA
- a CDS encoding PspC domain-containing protein, whose amino-acid sequence MNKTLSIGLAGFSFTIEEHAYIKLSDYLNALRSSLEASEADEVMHDIEIRMVEIFRDTLGKREVINDADVEKVIAQIGSPEKIEEQEEAYYSEKNTNSNRNNFSGTTQTDKRQLFRDPERQKIAGVCAGLAAYSGMDITWMRLIWVGAFIFLWVAPGSSFLVIILYFILWAVLPQAETASDFLKMKGKPLNFDNLKEESSKIVQFANETTTRAGEIYIENKPHINNAGSGVWNILKYLIGALFVFFAFGSIIGVFVLFGLFGIDSNFPGANEMKFLFDDDGLYTVFTALIIIASLIPAILFSLLSIKIFSPKTKLRNIGWVIGVLFLAVIALGTYFGVSMAKKEMFLKGQKEDTEEVAINTLSDTIYVDMKSVTIPQNFTAYDDDLFSDKISVYEKDWIHVDVTRKADIKTPYLIIKKEAKGYNIPLNASVPVEIVGNKVILPNYIKYPYDHRFRDYSIDYELVIPQNSIVIPLKKDGINFDGDTDGNGINDNDEEDNNDDENGNISIEKNKISINGSTIEYNDNDRDSVIINGKKYQKDEAKKIMDTMKMNIDKMKDVDIKIKDGKKEVSIKTK is encoded by the coding sequence ATGAACAAGACACTCTCAATAGGACTCGCAGGTTTTTCTTTCACAATAGAAGAACACGCATACATAAAGCTCAGCGATTATCTTAACGCTCTTAGAAGCTCACTAGAGGCTTCTGAAGCAGACGAGGTAATGCACGACATAGAAATCAGAATGGTAGAAATCTTCAGAGATACTTTAGGAAAACGTGAAGTAATCAACGATGCTGATGTAGAAAAGGTAATTGCCCAAATCGGTTCTCCTGAAAAAATTGAAGAACAGGAAGAAGCTTATTATTCTGAGAAAAATACAAACTCAAATAGAAATAACTTCTCAGGAACTACACAGACTGATAAAAGACAGTTATTCCGTGATCCTGAAAGACAAAAGATTGCCGGAGTTTGCGCAGGTTTAGCCGCTTATTCAGGAATGGATATTACTTGGATGAGATTAATCTGGGTGGGTGCATTTATCTTTCTTTGGGTAGCACCGGGATCATCTTTCCTAGTGATTATTTTATATTTCATTCTTTGGGCTGTTTTACCGCAAGCAGAGACCGCATCAGATTTTTTGAAAATGAAGGGAAAGCCTTTGAATTTTGACAACCTGAAAGAAGAATCTAGCAAAATTGTACAGTTTGCGAATGAAACTACTACCAGAGCCGGAGAAATTTACATTGAAAATAAACCTCATATCAATAATGCCGGAAGCGGTGTTTGGAATATTCTAAAATATTTAATAGGTGCATTATTTGTCTTTTTTGCATTTGGAAGCATCATTGGAGTATTTGTGTTATTCGGACTTTTCGGAATAGATTCAAATTTTCCAGGAGCTAATGAAATGAAATTCCTTTTTGATGATGATGGATTGTACACTGTATTTACTGCACTAATCATTATAGCATCATTGATTCCTGCAATATTATTCAGTTTGCTAAGCATCAAGATTTTCTCACCAAAAACTAAACTGAGAAACATTGGTTGGGTAATAGGAGTTCTTTTTCTGGCAGTTATTGCATTAGGTACTTATTTTGGAGTGAGCATGGCAAAAAAAGAAATGTTCTTAAAAGGACAAAAAGAAGACACTGAAGAGGTAGCCATCAATACATTATCTGACACCATTTATGTGGACATGAAAAGTGTAACAATCCCTCAGAACTTCACTGCATACGACGATGATCTTTTTTCTGATAAAATATCTGTTTATGAGAAAGACTGGATTCATGTGGACGTTACAAGAAAAGCAGATATCAAAACCCCTTATTTAATTATTAAAAAGGAGGCGAAAGGATACAATATTCCGCTTAATGCAAGTGTTCCAGTGGAGATTGTTGGTAACAAAGTGATTCTTCCTAATTATATTAAATATCCTTACGATCACCGTTTCAGAGATTACAGCATTGATTACGAATTGGTAATTCCACAAAACTCAATTGTAATTCCTTTGAAGAAAGACGGAATCAATTTTGACGGAGATACAGACGGAAATGGTATCAATGACAATGATGAAGAAGACAATAACGACGATGAAAATGGCAATATTTCAATTGAGAAAAACAAAATCTCTATCAACGGTTCTACCATAGAATACAACGATAACGATAGAGACAGCGTCATCATCAATGGCAAGAAATATCAAAAAGATGAAGCCAAAAAGATTATGGATACGATGAAGATGAACATTGATAAAATGAAAGACGTTGATATCAAAATAAAAGATGGAAAAAAAGAAGTTTCTATCAAAACCAAATAA
- a CDS encoding 1-acyl-sn-glycerol-3-phosphate acyltransferase, with protein MKKLLGKLILKILGWKVVLQGDVNSLNRCILVVAPHTHNMEYILGNLAYWTLEKPLKIIIKDAHTKAWYGSLVRGLGGIGIDRSQKNDLINFVANEFKKDDFSLVITPEGTRSWVPKWRKGFYHMALAAKVPIVLAAGDFKRNIVYLGYTIPYERLETASFLEVMEEIQNYYIKNDIGPKIPANWNPNIIGNDAEAKS; from the coding sequence ATGAAAAAGCTATTAGGCAAATTGATATTAAAAATATTGGGTTGGAAAGTCGTTCTTCAGGGTGATGTAAATAGCCTGAACCGTTGTATTCTGGTGGTGGCACCCCACACCCACAACATGGAATACATATTGGGAAATCTTGCTTACTGGACCTTAGAAAAGCCATTGAAAATCATTATCAAAGATGCGCACACAAAAGCCTGGTATGGTTCGCTTGTACGTGGTTTAGGTGGTATCGGTATCGACAGAAGCCAAAAAAATGATTTGATCAATTTTGTTGCAAATGAATTTAAAAAAGACGATTTCAGCTTAGTAATCACTCCCGAAGGCACCAGAAGTTGGGTTCCGAAATGGAGAAAAGGTTTTTATCACATGGCTTTGGCAGCAAAAGTTCCTATTGTTTTAGCGGCAGGAGATTTTAAAAGAAATATTGTTTATTTAGGTTACACTATCCCCTATGAAAGATTAGAAACTGCATCTTTCCTTGAAGTGATGGAAGAAATTCAAAATTACTATATCAAAAACGACATAGGACCGAAAATACCAGCCAATTGGAATCCGAACATTATCGGAAACGATGCAGAAGCGAAGAGCTAA
- a CDS encoding PaaI family thioesterase, producing MYTEGKTKEEILEFINNWGEETFAKTLDIQFIDIDLENETLTATMPVLPKIHQPFGIMHGGASCVLAETMGSSLSNIFIDGSKYFGVGTNINSNHLRSKKDGIVTAVARFIRKGKTMHVSEIEIRDEKGQLINHTTMTNNIINK from the coding sequence ATGTATACAGAAGGCAAAACAAAAGAAGAAATTTTAGAATTCATCAACAACTGGGGCGAGGAAACTTTTGCTAAAACCCTTGATATACAATTTATTGACATCGATCTTGAAAACGAGACGCTTACGGCAACGATGCCTGTTTTACCTAAAATCCATCAGCCTTTCGGGATTATGCACGGCGGTGCAAGTTGTGTATTAGCTGAAACGATGGGTTCAAGTCTTTCTAATATTTTCATAGACGGAAGTAAATATTTCGGCGTGGGAACCAATATCAATTCCAATCATTTAAGAAGCAAAAAAGACGGAATTGTAACCGCAGTTGCAAGATTCATCAGAAAAGGAAAGACCATGCATGTTTCTGAAATTGAAATACGTGACGAAAAAGGCCAACTGATCAATCATACGACAATGACGAATAATATTATTAATAAGTAA
- a CDS encoding chorismate-binding protein codes for MIYFKFPFDEKLYSTDENSDKKTVIFKSFDQAESVHFKGNCIEVNTISERFSNQSLAKDETEFSAETHDEYLGKLQQIINVIKENQLPKLVLSRRKIFKDFNEINLEESFNNICKVYPNAFRYIFIKNSKAWMGAFSEVLGKFNKSTHEFETMGLAGTIPVSESWTVKEIEEQKPVSSYIRNVLEKFNTESEIQESETYDHISGNIKHLKTDFKLKINPEDLDLIIEELHPTPAVCGIPKDFCKDKIQEFEKFPRELYAGFIRIETDDFIQYFVNLRCAKLYSDSVHLFVGGGITAQSNPEKEWRETELKSEAVLKNLSFSN; via the coding sequence ATGATTTACTTCAAATTTCCTTTTGACGAAAAGCTCTATTCTACAGACGAAAATTCAGATAAAAAAACAGTCATTTTCAAGTCTTTTGACCAAGCTGAAAGTGTTCATTTTAAAGGAAATTGTATTGAAGTCAACACTATTTCAGAAAGATTCTCTAATCAATCATTAGCTAAAGACGAAACCGAATTTTCGGCGGAAACGCACGATGAATATTTAGGAAAACTTCAACAAATTATTAATGTTATCAAAGAAAATCAACTTCCGAAGCTTGTGCTTTCACGAAGGAAAATTTTCAAAGACTTTAATGAAATCAATCTAGAGGAAAGTTTTAATAACATATGTAAAGTTTATCCAAACGCTTTTCGATATATTTTTATTAAAAACAGCAAAGCCTGGATGGGTGCTTTTTCGGAGGTTTTAGGAAAATTCAATAAATCTACCCACGAGTTTGAAACGATGGGCTTAGCGGGTACGATTCCCGTGTCTGAAAGCTGGACAGTTAAAGAAATTGAAGAACAAAAACCCGTATCGTCATATATCAGAAATGTTTTAGAAAAATTCAATACAGAATCTGAAATTCAGGAATCTGAAACCTATGATCACATTTCAGGAAATATTAAACATTTAAAGACTGATTTTAAACTAAAAATAAATCCCGAAGATCTTGATTTAATCATTGAAGAACTTCATCCGACGCCGGCAGTCTGCGGAATTCCAAAAGATTTTTGCAAAGATAAAATTCAGGAATTTGAAAAGTTTCCGAGAGAATTGTATGCCGGATTTATCAGAATTGAAACAGATGATTTCATTCAGTATTTTGTCAACTTACGTTGTGCTAAATTATACAGCGATTCTGTACATCTATTCGTGGGCGGTGGAATTACGGCTCAAAGCAATCCTGAAAAAGAATGGAGAGAAACGGAATTGAAATCTGAAGCCGTTTTGAAAAACCTTTCTTTTTCAAATTAA
- a CDS encoding MarC family protein, with protein MEIFDDFSIKETVTCFMVLFAVIDIIGSIPIIVSLKQKFGQIEARRASITAGLIMIVFLFVGNKLLKFIGVDVNSFAIAGAVVIFVIALEMILGIEINKTTEAKAASIVPIAFPLVAGAGTLTTTLSLRAEFHDINIILGIILNTIFVYLVLKSAPWLEKRMGEATLSILQKVFGIILLAISIKLFTANFAQLIQANINF; from the coding sequence ATGGAGATTTTTGACGATTTTTCTATCAAAGAAACGGTAACTTGTTTTATGGTGCTTTTTGCGGTGATTGACATCATCGGATCTATTCCAATTATCGTTAGCTTAAAGCAAAAATTCGGACAAATTGAAGCGAGAAGAGCGTCAATCACTGCTGGATTAATCATGATTGTGTTTCTTTTTGTAGGAAATAAGCTTTTGAAATTTATTGGTGTAGATGTGAACTCATTTGCGATTGCAGGCGCAGTTGTAATTTTTGTGATTGCTTTAGAAATGATTCTAGGTATCGAAATCAATAAAACCACAGAAGCAAAGGCTGCATCTATTGTTCCGATTGCGTTTCCTTTGGTTGCAGGTGCTGGAACTCTTACAACAACATTGTCATTACGTGCCGAATTTCATGATATCAATATCATTCTTGGGATTATTCTCAACACAATTTTCGTATATTTGGTGCTGAAATCTGCTCCTTGGCTAGAGAAGAGAATGGGAGAGGCGACTTTGTCGATTCTACAGAAAGTTTTCGGGATTATCCTTTTGGCAATTTCAATCAAATTATTTACAGCAAATTTTGCTCAACTAATACAAGCAAACATTAATTTTTAA
- a CDS encoding BatD family protein, whose amino-acid sequence MIYILLTFVSVIAYGQVELNMKPDKTDYNGKDIVNLTITLELNGDNLVQQSQLRLPDLSKFNIIGNGSFNQMVRDPESNVAVEQYVTRIALEPKQRGKIRIGSVLVTINNKIYKTEPFDIFIRDIEKKPIAKNTDNDVYLNMEIEDREVYQNQPTVAVLRVYSKNIDNLRKVRHINLPEQEDINVHSINFHKSDIDPSGYSNMPSQVLAMFIVFPNESGYVDVPSVSASVNSYSSKNKIVSNKVKLNVKKLPEGSPECFKDAVGNFKVDVYHESKEKIEAKKPVNVILKVSGEGNLADMQLPKIESSADYEVFAPKITSKVVAGIEGMKGYILANYVLIPNKSGQLNIKTEEFAFFNPSEKEYVNLGKETLNLTAFSHDEVLEARTTVEKVNEYTNTLLETVNSPVLKTTTFKVKEKSRFNWSILLINAGILLGLFIAYLLFKNWQKKRIVIKEKIASKKPLGSVAETEREIRESLKTDVGDYFTYLENLKDSQSFDEFFKTVDELDSEVRNQYFQSSKDDFRQFLENYKGSAVAEEYRNLSQRIQIEKYTPVKSQEGISELLKDIINLYSQISK is encoded by the coding sequence TTGATTTACATATTGTTGACTTTTGTCTCCGTAATTGCTTACGGACAGGTAGAACTCAATATGAAACCAGACAAAACCGACTACAACGGTAAAGATATTGTAAATCTAACGATCACTTTAGAACTGAACGGTGATAATTTAGTTCAGCAAAGTCAACTTAGGTTACCAGATTTATCTAAATTTAATATCATTGGAAACGGGTCGTTTAACCAGATGGTTAGAGATCCGGAATCTAATGTTGCTGTTGAACAATATGTTACCAGAATTGCCTTAGAACCCAAGCAGAGAGGGAAAATAAGAATTGGTTCTGTGCTGGTGACTATCAATAACAAAATCTATAAAACTGAGCCTTTCGATATTTTCATTCGTGATATTGAAAAAAAGCCAATTGCAAAAAATACGGATAATGACGTCTATCTCAATATGGAAATTGAAGATAGAGAAGTGTATCAGAACCAGCCAACAGTTGCTGTTTTGAGGGTGTATTCTAAAAATATAGACAACCTTCGAAAAGTAAGACACATCAATCTTCCGGAGCAGGAAGATATCAATGTACATTCTATTAATTTTCATAAATCAGACATCGATCCATCGGGATATAGCAACATGCCTTCGCAGGTTTTAGCAATGTTTATTGTATTTCCAAATGAGTCGGGTTATGTTGACGTGCCGTCTGTTTCGGCTTCAGTAAATTCTTATTCTAGCAAAAATAAAATTGTTTCTAATAAGGTAAAACTTAATGTTAAAAAGCTTCCTGAAGGTTCACCGGAATGTTTTAAAGATGCTGTAGGAAATTTCAAAGTGGATGTTTACCACGAATCTAAAGAAAAAATTGAGGCAAAAAAACCTGTTAATGTCATTCTGAAAGTTTCAGGAGAAGGGAACTTGGCCGATATGCAGTTGCCTAAAATTGAAAGCTCTGCCGATTATGAAGTTTTTGCCCCGAAAATCACTTCTAAAGTAGTTGCGGGAATTGAGGGAATGAAAGGATATATTTTAGCCAATTACGTTTTAATTCCAAATAAATCTGGTCAGCTTAATATTAAAACTGAAGAATTTGCTTTCTTTAATCCTTCAGAAAAAGAATATGTAAATCTAGGGAAGGAAACCTTAAATCTTACTGCCTTTTCGCACGATGAGGTTTTAGAAGCCCGCACAACAGTTGAAAAAGTAAACGAATATACCAATACATTGTTGGAAACCGTCAATAGTCCGGTATTAAAGACGACGACTTTCAAAGTAAAAGAAAAAAGCCGATTTAATTGGAGCATTCTTTTGATTAATGCAGGAATTCTTTTAGGCTTATTTATTGCGTATTTGTTGTTTAAAAATTGGCAAAAAAAGCGTATTGTAATTAAAGAGAAAATAGCTTCTAAAAAACCTCTTGGTTCTGTTGCAGAAACTGAAAGAGAAATCAGAGAAAGCCTGAAAACTGATGTCGGTGATTATTTTACATACTTGGAAAATCTTAAAGATAGTCAGAGTTTTGATGAATTTTTTAAGACGGTTGATGAGTTGGACTCTGAAGTTAGAAACCAATACTTCCAAAGTTCTAAAGATGATTTCAGACAGTTTTTAGAAAATTATAAAGGAAGTGCAGTGGCAGAAGAATACCGAAATCTTTCTCAGAGAATTCAGATTGAAAAATATACGCCAGTAAAATCTCAGGAGGGAATTTCTGAACTTTTGAAAGATATTATCAATTTGTATTCTCAGATTAGTAAATAA